The Longimicrobium sp. genome includes the window CGCCCCCAGCTCCTCCTCCAGCGCCCTCCCGGTGAACTCGAGCCAGGGGCGGCTGAAGTAGGTGCCCAGGTTGCGGGTGTCGGCCAGCCAGATCATCACCGGCGCCGTGTCGGCCAGGGTGCGGAAGCGCTCCTCGCTCTCCTCGGCCCGCCGGCGCCGCTCGGTGACGTCGCGCAGCACGGCCAGCGCGCCCACCACCTCCCCCGCCGGGTCGCGGAGCGGCGCCCAGCGCGCCTCCACCCAGGCGGAGCGCCCGCTCCCGGCGCCGAAGAGCCAGTCGGGGGAGACGGGCTCCTCGCCCGCCAGCGCCCGCCGGGCCAGCTCCGCCCCGCCCAGCTCGTCCAGCCAGGGGAGGACCTCGCGGACGGCGCGCCCGAGCGCGGCCGCGGCCGGCACCCCCGACAGCCGCTCCATGGCCGGGTTCCAGGCCGTGACGCGGAGCTCGCGGTCCAGGGCGAAGACGCCGTCGGGGCTGGCGGCGATCAGGGCGGCGGAGAGCCCCGTGGCGGCCGGGGCGAGGTCGGTCATGCGGGGGAGGGCAGGGAGGGGGCCGGCGGGTCAGTCGGAGGGCGCGGGGGCGCCCGCCAGGAGGCGCTCCACCTCTTCCAGGACGCGGCGGGGCTCCACGGGCTTGGCCAGGTAGGCGTCGCAGCCGGCCTCCTCGGCGCGGAGGCGGTCGTCGGCCATGGCGTGCGCGGTGACGGCGATGATCGGGATGGCGGCGGTCGCGGTGTCGCCCTTGAGCACGCGGGTGGCCTCCCAGCCGTCCATCCCCGGCATGCTCATGTCCATCAGCACGACGGCCGGGAGGATCTCGCGCGCGAGCCGCACGCCCTCATCGCCGGTGCCCGCCTCGGCCACCTCGTAGCCGTGGTGCCGCAGGAACGTCGTATAGATGTCGCGGTTGTCCGCGTTGTCCTCGACCACGAGGATCGTCGTCGTGCTCATACCGGCCGCGGGTGGGTGGTCGCGCTTCCCCGGAGTGCTGAAAAGACCCCTTTGAAGATGCAAGAAACGGGCGTCGGGGGAAGTCGGAGGGGAAGTGCGTGAGTGCGAAAGTGCGAAAGTGCGGGAGTGGGGACTGCGGTCCGGTCTTTTCCACCTCCGATCCTCGCCAGCTGCCTCGTACCGTCGCCGTATCCCGTACTTCATACTTTCGCACTTTCGCACCCGGCACTTTCGCACTTCTGTTGCGTCCGTCCCGCCGCCCGCGTAATCTGCACGACCCTGCGCGCGCCCTCCGACACGAGACCTGGGGACCATGGCCGGACTGGTGAAGAAGCTGCTGGGGGGCAACCTCCTGAACCTGCTGCTGGTGTTCGTGCCGGTGGCGTTCCTGATGGAGTTCGTCTTCCACTCGAGCGCCATCGCCATCTTCGTGGTCTCGTGCCTGGGGATCATCCCCCTGGCCGGGCTCATGGGGCACGCCACCGAGGAATTGGCCGAGCGCATGGGCGAAGGCGTGGGCGGCCTGCTGAACGCCACCTTCGGCAACGCGGCCGAGCTCATCATCGCCATCGTGGCCCTGCGCGCGGGGCTCTACGACCTGGTGAAGGCGTCGATCACCGGCTCCATCATCGGCAACATCCTGCTGGTGTTCGGGCTGGCCACGCTGGTGGGCGGCGCTCGCTTCCCGATCCAGCGCTTCAACCCCACCGCCGCCAGCCTGGGCACCACGCTCCTGGTGCTCTCGGTGGTGGGGCTCCTGGTGCCCGCCGTCTTCCACGCGCTGGTGGCCGGGAGCGGCTCGCCGGCGGCCGCGGCCACGGCGGCCGAGCTCAACCTGAGCCTGGAGATCTCGATCGTCCTCATCGTCACCTACGTCCTGAGCCTGTGGTTCACGCTCAAGACGCACCGGCACCTCTACGCCGGCGACGTGACGCCCGAGGCCGACGAGGGCGAGCCGGAGCGCTTCGCCCACACGCCGATGTGGAAGCCGGTGCTGCTGCTGCTGGCGGCTACGGCGGGGGTGGCGTTCATGGCCGAGTTCCTGGTGGGCGCGGCCGAGGTGACGGCCGAGCGGCTGGGGTGGAGCGAGATCTTCGTGGGCGTGATCGTGGTGGCCATCATCGGCAACGCGGCCGAGCACTCCACGGCGGTGATCATGGCGGCCAAGAACAAGATGGACGTGGCCATCAACATCGCCGTGGGCTCGTCGATCCAGGTGGCGCTCTTCGTGGCGCCGATGCTGGTGTTCCTGAGCTACCTGATCGGCCCGCGGCCGCTGGACCTCATCTTCACCC containing:
- the cax gene encoding calcium/proton exchanger encodes the protein MAGLVKKLLGGNLLNLLLVFVPVAFLMEFVFHSSAIAIFVVSCLGIIPLAGLMGHATEELAERMGEGVGGLLNATFGNAAELIIAIVALRAGLYDLVKASITGSIIGNILLVFGLATLVGGARFPIQRFNPTAASLGTTLLVLSVVGLLVPAVFHALVAGSGSPAAAATAAELNLSLEISIVLIVTYVLSLWFTLKTHRHLYAGDVTPEADEGEPERFAHTPMWKPVLLLLAATAGVAFMAEFLVGAAEVTAERLGWSEIFVGVIVVAIIGNAAEHSTAVIMAAKNKMDVAINIAVGSSIQVALFVAPMLVFLSYLIGPRPLDLIFTPLEVLAVSAAAGIMSFISHDGESHWMEGVQLLAVYVILGIAFFFLPFHG
- a CDS encoding response regulator, producing the protein MSTTTILVVEDNADNRDIYTTFLRHHGYEVAEAGTGDEGVRLAREILPAVVLMDMSMPGMDGWEATRVLKGDTATAAIPIIAVTAHAMADDRLRAEEAGCDAYLAKPVEPRRVLEEVERLLAGAPAPSD